ttatgttgttaccgttgaaagcgtctatagAGACCGCGGGCTCCTAAGCCacaccccttcctcctcctcctcgtctgtCTCTGTTATACCTTccaacatgcatgtgtgtgaggttTACGCTAATGTGGGCATCGGTCCCAGTCggtttcatttctgtgtgtctgtgtgtgtatctgtgtgtgtgtgtgtctgtgtttgtgtgtctgtgtgtgtgtgtgtgtgtgtgttcgtccATTCGTGGATACTGTGTGTTGGGTTGGCCACTGATTTTTGTCATCCCTCTCAGCCCGACTGTAGaaccctccatccctctctctccatgcccTGCCAGTCATCATTCACcagttcatttcagtcattAACATGCTCTGGCTgttaaggttttatttttattttctttattttttttttgtctctatGCCCAAGAGCatttcagtgtgtcagtgtctatAATTCCAGACCAAATTGTACTTTGTCACAGTTGAATAAAAGTCCTCATTATACCAAGTGACCCCTCGATTTGGTTTCAGACTACTTCATGACAAAACCTGTATCATTACAGATTACAAGAGTATAACGTGATGCTCAAGTTTCTTTTGTTTAACGTGCACCATTAccattatttgcatatttttaaagcatCCACACTTTATGCTGCCtgtcatatttatgtattaactTTACCGAAAGCCTCCCAACATAGAGGGAAATGAGGAAATTTGGATTCCATTTTTCCCATGGAagcgcaggaactgccgccgtgggctgtgcatggcaaattgtggtcactcactcactcactcacggatgaCCTTTGAGGGATGTTTTGCGCAGgcggtgccagctaaaatgtgtctgcgggagcgagttgcgccgtgggtctggacggttccgtgcttgtttaTACCAGGAATTGCTCAAGGCAGGACTGAATGAACAGTAAATGGCTTTTCAGGTTGTGTGTTGGCCATGTTTGGTTATGGAGAACGATGCATTAGTAGcttacatgtatatgtattctTACAATACATGAGCAAAAAGAGGATTCTAATTTTAAGACAGCACTTGGTGTCATGAGTTGCGTAACATGATAATATTTGCAGATCGTTAggatgaatgaaaatgaatataattaGCCAATAACCGGTCTGATCTGAGTGCTGTTGTGGAAATTGTCACAATCAACTTATATTTGTGcttcatggtaaatggactgcatttatatagcgcttttatccaaagcgctttacaattgatgcctcttattcgccagagcagttaggggttaggtgtgttgctcaaggacacttcaacatgcccagggctgggtttgaaccagcaaccctccgactgccaggcaatcggtcttacctcctgagctatgtcgcccgcTTCATTGCCTCTTGGTCTTACAAAGCTTAAGCTTGCAACTGTGATTTtaatggacggagtgtagcacagtgggtaaggaactgggcttgtaaccgaaaggtcgcaggttcgattcccgggtaaggacactgccgttgtacccttgagcaaggtacttaacctgcattgcttcagtatatatccagctgtataaatggatacaatgtaaaaatgctatgtaaaaagttgtgtaagtcgctctggataagagcgtctgctaaatgcctgtaatgtaatgtaatgttcttaaTAAATGGTGTTTCTCCaaaacatggtaaaaaaaaacaaaacaaaaaagaaaacacaggccTGCTTTCTGCCTCACTCACTACAGTGAATCAGCTGCATGGAGGAACTGGTTTACAAGTGACTTATGCAAATTCAGTCACTTTTATGCAAATGAGTGACTGATCAGAGCCCAGAACCCAGTATGAACCACACCGTTATAAGAAGCGCTCCTGCCTACTGCAGCTACTAACACATCACACGAAAGTCAAGGTTTAAACTAGAGTTTATTCATGTACACTACACTTCCTGTACTGTAATACCACTTAacaattgtacatttttcagtAAAGCTCGACACCACTGaataatattaacatttttaacatttgtttacaAAAGGAACAGGGACATAAACATTAATGAGAATTAGCAGAAATTTATAATGGTAAAAACACATTACACTCAAACTCCAACAAGTGCTGAATTACATATGTTCTAATCACAAATATGTCttccaataaaacatttctaaagAACGTTATTACTGGTAATGTAGACGGTTTGACCTGTATTTGTGAGTTTCGGTAAACGTATCAGTCTGTGTGCGGCACCcagtccccctcctcctcataCTGAGGTCCTTTTGCAATCATAATGGTGCCATAAGATTCCTCCTGTTCCACACTGAGTATCCTTgctgaaacaaacactgttAGTGGGAAAGAAACCCACAAAAGTCACACATGAATACCTACAAATACTCCATACCGTCAATACAGTTCACAGACCAGCAAACCACAATGCTTAGCATTGACAGTAGTCTATGCAGCAGACACATTTACAGTTCTGCACACAATCGTCCGATGAGTCTCGGGAATTGGGCTCACCGAGTAGTGCGGAAAAGGAGCACGCCACAGTACTGCGGTCAGCcagagggggcagcagagagtgGAAGGACACCTCGCTGTGCTCCTGGAGGGGCTCCCGCAGCATGCTGTGAGGGAGACAGGAAGTAAAGCTCAGGTCCGACACCCTCAGGCCCCAGAGCGCACGGATAGAGACAGAGGTCCTGGGACTGGGACACACGCACTCAGATGCAGGAagatgaaaacacagacagagatggggAATACGGGCAGAGTGAACATTACCCCATGAGATTCACTCTGGTCAGGACCACCtgctccagctctccctctgCCGGCCTCGCTTCCTCCTCAGGAATATCCTCCAGCGGGAAGAGAATCTCTCCTGTAGGagacctgctcacacacacaccacacacacacacacatacacacacgcacacacacacacacacatacacacacatacacacacacacacacacacacaccacacacacacacacacacatacacacacgcacacacatacacaccacacacacacacacacgcacacacatacacaccacacacacacacgcacacacgaacacacatacacacacatacacaccacacacacacacacacacacacgcacacacacacacacacacaccacacacacacacacatacacacacatacacaccacacacacacacacacatacacaccacacacatacacaccacacacacacacacacaccacacacacacgctcacacacatacacaccacacacacacacgcacacacacatacacaccacacacacacacgcacacacgcacacacacatacacacaccacacgcacacacacaccacacacacacacgcacacacacatacacaccacacacacacacacacgcacacacaccacacatacacaccacacacacacacatacacaccacacacacacacacacacacgcacacacacacacacacacacacacacgcacacacacatacacaccacacacacacgctcacacacatacacaccacacacacacacgcacacacacatacacaccacacacacacacgcacacacgcacacacacatacacacacacacacgcacacacacacacacacacacacacacacacacgcgcacacacatacacacacgcacacacacatacacaccacacacacacacacacacgcgcacacacatacacaccacacacacacacacacacgcgcacacacatacacacacatacacaccacacacacacacacacacgcacacacacatacaccacacacacacacacacacacacgcacacacacaccacacgcacacacacatacacaccacacacacacacacacacaccacacacacacacacaccacacacacaccacacacacaccacacacacaccacacacacacacacacacacgcacacacacatacacaccacacacacacacacacaccacacacacacacaccacacacacaccacacacacacacacaccacacacacaccacacacacaccacacacacaccacacacacacacacacacacgcacacacacacaccacacacacacacgcacacacacacaccacacacacaccacacacacaccacacacacacacacacacacgcacacacacatacacaccacacacacacacacacaccacacacacacacacacacaccacacacacacacgcacacacacatacaccacacacacacacacacaccacacacacacacacaccacacacacacacacacaccacacatacacaccacacacacacacatacacacgcacacacacacacacacacacgcacacacacacacacacacacacacacacacacgcacacacacacgcacacacacatacacaccacacacacacacgcacacacacatacacaccacacgcacacatgcatacacacatacacaccacacacacacacgcacacacgcacatacacatacacaccacacacacacaagtgcatgcacacacacgcaacataATCAGCTTGGGTTCCCGGCCACACAATAATGTGCAACCCTCTCCAACTCCTGCTTCGCCTGGCCTCTACCGTTCCCAtacactctctccttctcaacCCACTCTCTCATTCTTCTCTCACTTTAACACTATCTCTCCAATTTTATCCtagcctccctctcctgcttttCCACagcatcactctctctctctctctccctctctccttccctgtcccTCGCTCCTCTCCTCACCCTCTGCTCTCTGGCATGACGAGGTGGGACACGTCCCTGTCGGACAGCTCCCCCAACAGCTCAGTGGAAACTGGAACAACGGCAGCCATGGCAACAGGTTACACTCGTTTATCATTGGAAAACACTGAAAGCgccattcagccaaacaacTTGATGTAAAATAATTACACTGCAGTACTGGAATTCTACTATAGCGAGGCCAAAGACATACCCTGTACCTGCTGAGCAAAGGCCACCTGTGCACAGGTGAGGACGGAACTGCAGCTCGGAGAAGCTTAGGAACAGAAATAAAGATCCTATCTCACCTGACGCTTCAGGCTGAGGCCGTTCTGACTCCACTAACTCTCTGGcaacctgaacacacagaggaaGACAAAGAGAGGATAAAAGACAGAAATATCTAAAAGGCAAATCATATAAAAATCATTATTACTTTCACGCATACTCTTAAAATGGTTACTACTAGAACCTGGAGAtaagacacagagagcaggaatTAGGGGTAGCCATTTgaggtgtaaatgtgtgtgtgtgtgtgtgtgtgtttataactTGGTTTAATTATTGCCTGATTTAGTCTCTCTGCATAGTAACTGACAGACATTTCCATAATAGCCAAAGCTGTCCCTCCCAAAAAGatctaaaaatatgaatatttaatgtcacTATAATGCTCAGTAGTATGTGAACTTCTCTTAGAAGTTTGCAAGTTggagtcctgcatctaggtctggcattctacatttcatctctgggctttttggaatattccgctgttttttggtttttgaatttcaTTCTTGGCAAATTTTGGGATTAACGCCAGagaaacaagctgtggtttggtatcttaTTTCATTAATTCCATTTGTGACAGTAGCCTGTCTATTTCTGTAAcattaattgtttaaaatagtCAGAACTGTGTCTTTAAATTGATTGCTTGTATCTTCATAAATCTCCATTTAAATCTGGTTCTGAGTAGTACAGGTTGAAAAAGGTTGATCCAATCTGGCGATTTGGATCAACACATACAGAGAGGTGAACAGATTGTTACAGGTCATTGTCTAagtgaaaacacagacagcagtCCAAATCTCTCTTGCCTCTTTTGACccgtcctcctctctcacttcctTATCCGCCACCCTCTCTTGCTCTACTGCCGCCAAACTCCCTCTTTCCGACTccgtctccccctcctccaccctctccccagCAGCCACAGTGGAGAGGGGGGTGACGACCGCTGCCCTTCTCCACAGATCCAGGATATCTGGGTGGAGGGCTAGAAGGTAGAGCACGGGGCCcggagtaactacaggaagctaAGCTGAGATCTATACCACGGTGCTGAATCACTGCCTGCTAGCAAGCATAccgctgccccctagtggcctgGCGTTGGCCCAGCAGTCAGTGCTCCACCATTTTGTATATCAGCACTACAGTGGCCCGTTGATGGCCGGTATGGTCGATTTTAATTATCGGATGTCGCTGGGTTTGGGACTTGAGCCCACAGCCTTCCACTGTTAGGACTTGCGGTGGACCAGGAGTCTAATGAAGTAGCTGAGGAATCTCCAGACAAAGGCTACAGTATGAAAGCTGTTGGGCTTCAGTACTTTAATATGGGTGCTGTGTAGCAACATGGCGACACTCACCAGTGCAGGGATTGCTCAGGAGCTCCACCGGAGAGACACTTCTTCTGGAGGGAGGCTCAAACAACtcctgacacatacacacacacagacacacacacacatgcacacacacacatgcacacgcatacacacacacagacacacacacacatgcacacacacacgcagacgcacacgcacacacagcttgGTTTCAGAGAGTGAGACTGAGATCTATCATGCATGCTAGTAATCATGTGATCTGATGTATATCCTCCAGAATGTCATTAACTGTGTCATATGTGAATTTGTGCTTGCATAAATCCATCACTGTATTAGTGTGTATTTTAGTCTAATCATGCGGTGTGGTAGCAGGGCCTGGgtctgagtgtgtcagtgtagtACCAGGGACTGGGTCTGAGCCGGTCAGTGTGGTAccacagggttcatacactttttcaccaatgattttcaatgacttttccatgacttctcctcAACCTTTACCTGAATTTCCATAGAAgttgacccttctaaccaatcgtgagcttgacattcttacctttaatgctgattttaaattggttaatattagccttcgatcactccactgtcacgcgacacagagagctaacgcggtaactaatgttacctgaagacaaaagtttatgttcaatttattagcgttatcgaaagctgaaaagctgaagcgaacgattacggcatttttttttaaacgttaacGTAGGCTactgttttgtgtagcgacccggttgaaacagctaatttctccgatgcagtttactggcgattgatttaattagcggtattaatgtgaccagaagcgctttgtcgtttgaatgcataacacgcaattccttgaagagtcgacacattttaggcgtgacagtttaactgttacttgtaaaccgtactgttatattgtcgttttttatcaatcaaaacaatctattgcatatattgttggtgctccttatatttttggtgggtgctcctaactttttgaagttgcgagcaccagtgctacgaagtaaaaaagttaatttcgagccctgatttattattgaagctgcacacctggcatattgtcggcacagtagcgcttacgtttactaactgctacattagcagaagcgtgcctgtaaacagactgagccagaccgaattaacttctcacaccaccaaaataccgcgaaggttacgtgccaatttacgttttattactatacatactatttgtATGATTGGATtcattagtaattatatttgatgcaactttagctgtgtttccattacttttccaaaacttttcaaaaaatattattttccataacttttccagggcctggaaatcgcattttaaatttcaatgacttttccaggtttttcatgaccttACGAACCCTGGTACCAGGGCCTGGgtctgagtgtgtcagtgtggtaCCAGGGCCTAGGTCTGAGAGGGTCAGTGTGGTACCAGGGCCTGGGTCTGAGCCGGTCAGTGTGGTACCAGGGCCTGGGTCTGAGAGGGTCAGTGTGGTACCAGGGCCTGGGTCTGAGAGGGTCAGTGTGGTACCAGGGCCTGGgtctgagtgtgtcagtgtggtaCCAGGGCCTGGgtctgagtgtgtcagtgtggtaGCAGGGCCTGGGTCTGAGAGGGTCAGTGTGGTACCAGGGACTGGGTCTGAGCGAGTCAGTGTGGTACCAGGGCCTGGGTCTGAGAGGGTCAGTGTGGTACCAGGGCCTGGGTCTGAGAGGGTCAGTGTGGTACCAGGGCCTGGGTCTCAGTCAGTGGATCCTGTATcgcctcctgcagctcctctgaGGGAATCTGAGTCTGTTCGTCGATGAAGAgcagctgccgccgccgccgcggtttCTTTGCTGGAGCTGCAGGCTCTGGctgcggagagagaggaaagggttAAACCCTGCAGTGCAGAGAGGAGCCCAGGGGAACTCCAGTCTGGTCACTGAGGCACAGCGGTACGGCACCGACACACTGTTTACCCTTCCCTCTGCTCCCGTCACTCAGAAACGACACACCACTGTGCGCGCGTCACTCTTCCCCTACACCACTCACCTCCAGACCAGgactgtccctccctctctccttccgcctccgtctctcctccgtctccccctccctctctccctcaggggACGAGGGCAGTGGAATGACAGACCCCGGGGTGGTCTccagtgggggcgggggcaggggcaggggcggggtcgAGGGTGGGGCCGCCGCAGGTgtctccgcctccctctccgGCAGCAAGGTGAGATCCTCGGCAGTCACCGCGGTGACCCCCAGCCTGCCGGGAAGAACGCGGCAAGTCAGCACGCAATGTGCAGAAGCGGCGTGTGGAAATCACCATCAACATGATGACAATACGCCTCCAATCCTCACACACCTGTCTCTGCAGAGCGTGTTTGGGGCCCAATCCCTACAGAATGACCGTGAGCCCAATTAACCTTTCTCTAGCGACCTGTAAACTTCTATCTGTCGCACCTATCGAGTCTTTTTCATTATACTGTTACACTATGTATGTCAGCCAGCTGTCCCCTTCTCAAACGGTCTCTCGCTGCTCTGTCCGTCTCATTCAGTGTAACTCACTGCAACGCGGAGACTGCCGCCTGCTGCTGTTCCCTCGATATCTCTGcctccctcacttcctctctctcctccacttctgaaagacagacagaattTAGCCTCCGCTGTGATGCTCATTACAGGGCCTGAGACTAGCATGTGAGTTCAGTGGATTAGGGTTTGCCTGCAGCAGGGCTGTCCCACATAGAGCAGGCTAAAGTCTCCCAGCGCTCCCTCTCTgtgacagcccccccctcccctttgacTAGGGGTGTAAACCTCAGGCTTCACAACAAGATACTATTTAGACTCTTGAGCCAACGGTTCGATATTCAGCAATATCACAAATTCTGCTACGACGTGATCCAAGATGATCTAATAACGATCACTATATATGACCCGGCTAATATAATCCtgttaccacacacacatgcaaccacaATGAGGCTGAGAATGCAAATGCTTACTGACGTTGCGTTACCAGAAGGAAAAATGGCACTAGAGTGCGTGATGATGAGGCAGAGTCGGAAACGTAAAGAATGATGTTGGCAGTGTCGCTAGGGAGCAAACTGCCCTACGATTATGGacatataaatgaatattttcctGGGATTCATAACAATACGGACAGACTTTTGTACATTGCGGATCGTTGCCCTTTGACCCGGAACTGCAGTCCGGATCGACGCATTACCGCTACCTTTAAGGCCTTAACGCACCTTCAGGAAACTGGTCCTGCTGCTCCATCAGCATGTCAATTATGTCCATATGCCTGGGCGTGACCTCTGGCAGGTCCGCCCCTTCAAACTGGAGACCGGACGGAGAGATGAAAGAGGAGTGGCGCACAAAAAAAACGTAATTAAACAATAAGAACATAAAGCATGAGACATGACACAGCACATTTAAGATTACCAGTGATGTCGTTTGTGTGATTTCAGTACCTCTGCTGCAGGAGTAACAACGAGCTCCCTGTCTACCAGAGTGATAGACTCAGGGGATGCAGTGATGCCTTTGAATACAGAAAGAGTATGGCAACTTAAAGAGAAAGCATAGCACCTctcccctcaaacacacacacacacacacacacacacacacacacacacacacacacagacacatacacacagacagacacacacatacacaaaggcaTTTCTTATTTAATAGAGGAAATTATGGTGACAATATGGGGATATTCTGAGATTTTTAGTGTAAAATCGAAAGGGCTAAGTAAATAAgacattatcattattgttattattactatattagtattgttgttgttattattattattaggtttAACTTATGCCTCCAAAAAATAGCACATGACATCGCTCTTATTCTGGCTTGTGATCACTCACGGTCCCTCTGTGGTGTTCCAAGTCtttccaccagggggcgctgggggGATGTTTCTTCAGGTACCTGCCACTGCTTTCAATTGCACACAAATAACAACCTCAGCCATCAACAGCATCAAACTGGTGTGCGCCTTCCTTTATAACAGTAGTTTTccttgcatgtctgtgtgtgcgcgtgcatgcttgtgtgtgcacatgcatgtgcgtgcatgtatttCCAGAGCCTTTACTTGTTTAGACTTTCTCTGAGTGACGCTACCTGCATGATCGTACTGGGGCTGGGCATCGCGTACTCCATCACTCCAAAGAAGGGGTCCTGGGCCCTCTCACATTCCTCCAACATGGACAGACCATCAGGAACAGTTAGGGCCGGCCTACaggacaacaaataaaagtACGATCGGTGTTCCATCCACGGTTATCAGTTGTGGAAGTGCTGGAAAATGATGACAGGACAAAAGCTGTATTagtacaaaatacataaatgcactcactgctcaaatcaaatcaaattttatttatatgcattttacaAGGAATTTGTCACGAATGTCCTTCACGGTACCCCAGCTTAATCACCCATAAAGCGAGCCAACAGCAACAGTGACAAGGAAAAGCCCCCTGGGTGGCAGGAGACTGCCCATCGTGGACAGAGAGCAGGGCGAAAGTGTCCCATGACGGTGGCCACTTGCAAACCTGGGCACTTCCAGTATCTACCATCTTTCCAAGCAGGGGTGGTACCAGGGATTTGGGGCCCCATgtaaagatctcacattggccccaccaccccaggccgccccatccctgcacaatcACAGCACAATTTTTTTAAGGGTCCCTGTCAGTCTGGGCCCTTGGACTCTAACCTCCTCGCCCCCACACGGTGCCCCTGTTTGGAAGCATTTATTGTACTACCGTATTCAGTCTGCCTTAATCTTTAATGAAGACCCTAACCCTCGCTCAGCAGCTGGGAGACAGTGCACAGAAACCTGTGAAGTGCGTTCGAAGGCAGTCGTGCCATGAAGTTGCATttcatcacaggcatttagcagacgctcttatccattacattacattacattacattacaggcatttagcagacgctcttatccagagcgacctacagcaagtgcattagttcaaggtgcagaggtgcaaaagaaacacactagagtgaagtaaagatcgtagtgccagaagtgaccacctagatcaggactccaaccctgtcgggtaacctgttcagcgaacaaacaaacaatccaaaactaatgctgggcaaactacaaaacaggtagaagtctaatctagctacactactggcaaaaaacagatacttagcctGCTCTAGGAGATCTTCTGcgggtcctgcacagctgagtccaattgctcaagggtacaatggcagtgtcctacccaggaatcgaacctgcaaccttgtggctaccagttccttacccattatactacactaccgtGAAGTGCGCGGCTCTCACCTGTCGGGCTCCACCAGGTCAATTTTGAGCGTCTTGGCGGAGCGCAGCAGTCTGTCTATGGTGTGCTGGATCTCCTCTGGAACCAGAGCCAAGCAGTCAGAGCACAGCGCTGGTAGCACTTAGCCACCTGATCTCCTCagagaaacacacgcacagcgTTCCTCGCTGTGCTCTCCGAGTAGCTGGTGCAGGGGCGTGGCCGTGCCAAACTGCCCATGCCGGCCAGCctcacataacatatcattacattacatcaccctcacataacatatcattacattacatcacccgcacataacatatcattacattacatcacccgcacataacatatcattacatcaccctcacataacatatcattacattacatcacccacacataacatatcattacattacatcaccctcacataacatatcattacattacatcaccctcacataacatatcattacattacatcacccgcacataacatatcattacatcaccctcacataacatatcattacattacatcaccctcacataacatatcattacattaccctcacataacatatcattacattacatcaccctcacataacatatcattacattaccctcacataacatatcattacattaccctcacataacatatcattacattacatcaccctcacataacatatcattacattacatcaccctcacataacatatcattacatcaccctcacataacatatcattacatcaccctcacataacatatcattacattacatcacccacacataacatatcattacatcaccctcacataacatatcattacatcaccctcacataacatatcattacattacatcaccctcacataacatatcatt
This window of the Anguilla anguilla isolate fAngAng1 chromosome 1, fAngAng1.pri, whole genome shotgun sequence genome carries:
- the LOC118220708 gene encoding meiotic recombination protein REC8 homolog — protein: MFYYPNVLQYRTGCFSTVWLAATKAIKISRRDYLKVNVQRTCDDIMDYVLVRAPPLQPGLPRPRFSLYLSFQLQYGVIIVYHRQCALLLEEIQHTIDRLLRSAKTLKIDLVEPDRPALTVPDGLSMLEECERAQDPFFGVMEYAMPSPSTIMQQWQVPEETSPQRPLVERLGTPQRDRITASPESITLVDRELVVTPAAEFEGADLPEVTPRHMDIIDMLMEQQDQFPEEVEEREEVREAEISREQQQAAVSALQLGVTAVTAEDLTLLPEREAETPAAAPPSTPPLPLPPPPLETTPGSVIPLPSSPEGEREGETEERRRRKERGRDSPGLEPEPAAPAKKPRRRRQLLFIDEQTQIPSEELQEAIQDPLTETQALELFEPPSRRSVSPVELLSNPCTALHPDILDLWRRAAVVTPLSTVAAGERVEEGETESERGSLAAVEQERVADKEVREEDGSKEVARELVESERPQPEASVSTELLGELSDRDVSHLVMPESRGSPTGEILFPLEDIPEEEARPAEGELEQVVLTRVNLMGMLREPLQEHSEVSFHSLLPPLADRSTVACSFSALLVFVSARILSVEQEESYGTIMIAKGPQYEEEGDWVPHTD